CTTACTGATCCTCAATGCCTTCTCACCAGCCCCTGCAGTTTCAGTGGTCGATAGCGCGATTGCTGTTCTCGTCTTCGGTGGTATCTGGGCTGCATATTGGCGTGGGTGGGCATACGCGTGGATGCTGCTCATCATTGGCCTGACACTACTCACTATCTTCGGCATCCCCGCAGCCACACTTCAGGATTTTGTACCATCGGTGCTGGTGGTACCAGCAATTACACTCATTTTCGGTTCACCTCTTTGGGTGCTTGTAAGCACAGTCTGCATTTTTATTGGCATGGCCATTCGCGCAGGCGGCACAGGCGATTATGTTGATCCATCCATTCTTACTGTCTCTGGCATGGTGGTCGGCGCGATGATTCTAAGCCGTCTGGCGATTGATAATGTGCAACGACTGGAAGCAGCCAAACGCGAGGCCGAGGCCGAACGTGCCCGTGCTGAGACTGAGCGCGTCCGTGCCGAGCAGCAAGCCGAACAGCTCACCCAGCGCAATGCCGAGCAGGAGCGACTGATTGAGCTCGTCGCCACGCTCGAAACCCCTACCATCACGGTGGCCGACGGCGTCTTGCTCGCGCCGATTGTTGGAACCCTCGATAGCCGGCGTGCCCAGGCGCTTACCACGCGCTTGCTTGAGCACGTTAGCGCTCAGCGCATCCAGCGGGTGATTCTCGATATCGCCGGTGTCTCAACTGTCGATACGCAGGTGGCTCAGGCGATCTTACGTACTGCCCAGGCGCTAAGCTTGCTAGGCTGCCATGTCACAATTACCGGCATCTCGGCCACAATCGCAATGTTGCTGACCCACCTGAATATCTCGCTGGATAGCGTAACCATTGCCCGATCGCCCAAGGAGGCGCTCGAACGGTATCATATCCGACAGGGATAATCACTGGTGCGCCCTGGCCCCTTCGCCTCATGGTGGTTGCAGCCGCCATGCCCCTCGCCTCGGCCAGGCTTGTCGAGATCGCCCAACCGCTGTACAATCTGATCATGGCAGATCAACAGCCCGCATCCGATAGCCACGCGCATGGAGTACCGCCCTGGCCTGGGCCGATCCGCGTGCTCGTATGCGTGGGCTACAACCCGATCTCGCAGCGCCTACTCGAGCGGGCCGGGCAGCTGGCGCGCGCGCTGGGCGGCGATCTGCTGGCCCTACACATCCAGGCTGCCGAAAGCGACGCGCCCGGCTACCAGACCATGCTCGATCACAACATGGCCCTGGCCCGCCGGCTGGGCGCGCATGTCGAGGTGGCGCGCGGCGCGCCGCTGGCCCAGCTGATCGCCGAGTTTGCCCAGGCCCACGGCGTGACCCATATCGTGATGGGCGAGTCGGCGCGTAGCCGGCTCGAAGAGGTGCGGCGCGGCTCGCTTGCGCGCCAGGTGCTGCGCGCCAGCCAGGGTATCGATATCTATATCGTGGCCGACCCTGATTGACCAACGCTTATGGCCCGCAACAAAATCCAGCCGCCCGCCCCGCCGCTCGATCTACCGGCCGATCAGTTCTGCCAGATCACACAGATGCGCTACCTGACGCTCGGCTCGGCCGGGCCGGCGCTGGTGTTGCTGCACGGCTGGAGCTCGTTCAAGGAGATCTGGTGGTCGACGCTGCTGGCGCTGGCGCCGCATGTGCGCGCGTTCGCACCCGACATGCCCGGCCACGGCGATACGCCGCTGCTCGGCAGTGTGCAGATGGGCCAGATCGCCGAGCGAGTCGCGCGCTTCTGCCAGGCGCGCCAGCTGCACACCTGCGTGCTGGTGGGCCATTCGATGGGCGGCAACGTGGCGATCGAGCTGGCGCTGCGCCGGCCTGATCTGATCGAGCGCCTGGTGCTGGTCGATCCGGCAGCCCAGCCGAACGACATGCCCTCGTATACGCGTTCATACCTCGACCCGCTAGGCGGCTGGGCGGCGCTGCGGGCCAGCATGGCCATCGCGCGGCCGCTGAATCTTGTGGCTCAGCATGTGCCGCACGCCCATGGCGGCGGGTTCGTGCGCCCAACGCTGCGGCGGGTGGCCTACATGGCTCGCCACGACGCCGACGCGCTGCGCGCGCTGCTCGACGGGCTGTTTGCCAACCCGATCGGCGCGCGCATGAGCCAGCTGCGCATGCCCACGCTGGTGGTTAGCGGCGAGTTCGACCCGCTCGTGCCGCCGCCGCTCTCGCGCCGCGTAGCCGGGGCGATCAGCGGCGCACAGTATGTGGTGGTGCGCGGCGCGGCGCATAACCCGATGGACGAGCGCCCGCGCGAGTTTGCACAGACACTGCTCGAGTTTCTCCAGGGAACGTAAGCGGGTTGGTCGATTACAGCAGCCCGGTATGGACAAGAACAATGGATTTCCCGCGAACAACCATTACTGTGGCCGGCACCCAGCCGGTGCGCCTGAGTGTGATCGACATCGGCCCGACCGACGCCGCCGCCCCGGCGCTTGGCACGATCGTGTGTATCCACGGCGCGGGCGGCCAGGCCGAGCAGTGGAAATATCAGATCGACCACTTTAGCCGGAACTACCGCGTGCTCGTGCCCGATCTGCGCGGCCACGGCCAGTCCGACCAGCCGCGCTCGTCGTATTCGCTCGAGGAGTTTCTGTGGGACTTCACGCAGATGCTTGAGCAGCTCAAGGTCGCCGAGCCGTTCGTGCTGATGGCACACTCGTTCGGTGGGCCGATTGCGCTGACCTTCGCGGCCGCGCAGCCCCAGCGTATCAGCAAGCTGGTGCTGATCGCCACTGCCCCCGAGATGCACCTGAACCCATTCTACGAGGCGCTGCTCAAGCTGCCGCTGCCGCTGCGCGCGCTCGAGCGGCTCAAGCCGCTGCTGATGCCGGGCTTCTTCGCGCCGCTGTTCGTGCTCCAACGGATCCTGTCGGGCACGCTGTTTCCCTGGCGCGGCTGGGCGCTCCTGCCGACGATCACCACACCCACGCTGATCATCGGCGGCCAGTTCGACTTCATCGTGCCGGTGTCGGTGCTCCAGCGCACGCGCGCCGAGCTGACCAACGCGCGCTTCGAGCTGATCCGCTACGCCCGCCACCTGCCGCAGCTCGAGCGGCCCGACGCGGTTAATCGCCAGATCGAAGGCTTCATCGAGCGCCGCCGCAGCTGGCGCGGCGAGCACGAGCACGAAGATGAGGTGGGCGCATGAGCGATCCGCGCGTGGCCGAGCTGCTCAGCCGCCGGCCCTGGCTGGTGCGCGCCGAGCAGCTGGCGCTGGTGGCTCTGCCGCCCACGGCGCTGGCCCAGGCCGCGCAGGCACTGGCCGATATGGGCGCGCCATTCGCCCAGCTGATCGCCGAGCCGAACATGATCACGCTGGTGCTGCCCGATGCTACCTGGCAATCGCTGCGCGCCGGCTTCCCGCCGGCCCAGGTCGAGGCGCCGTTCCGCGCGATCTCGTTCGACATCGACCTGCCGGCCGACCTGGTCGGGTTTCTGGCGGCGGTCGGCCGCGCGCTGGCCGATGCCGGCGTGCCGATCCTGGCGGTGTGCGGCTATACCAAAGATCACATCCTGGTGCGCGAGCGGCACCTGCCGGCGGCGCTAGCGGCGCTCGACAGCCTGGCTGGGCCTAGCGGCGCAACCTCGATCGTGCCCAGCACCAGCACATCGCCGCCTGCGGCCAGCGGCAGCCGCGTCAGCGCGGGGTAGCTATACCAGCCGACCAGTACCTGGTAGCGCCCTGGCGGCGCGTCGAGCCGTAGCGTCGGCCCGTAGATATCGACCAGCCGCATACCCGGCTGCCAGCGATCGGTGGTGATCGGCGCGGGTGGGCGGTCGTGCTGGCCCCACAGCGCGCCGTCGGGGCCGATCAGGTGGACGAACAGCGTGTAGGCCTGCCCAGGCGCCGTGCGCGCCTGCCATGCCAGCGTCACTGGCACGATCTCGCCCGGCCGGTATGGCCCTGGCGGTAGCGTATAGCCGCTCAGCGCCGGCCCATCCTGCCATGCAACGTTGGCCGGTGTCGCAGCGGCCAGCCGCAGCGGCGTGGATGCCACGCGCCACAGCCGGCCCTCGGGCTGCTGGGCCAGCCCCAGATCGGGCCGCGCGTGCAGCAGGTAGGTCGCCCGCCCGGCCGCCAGCCCCGCCTCGACATCCTGCCGCACCACGCTGTCGTTCAGCGGCCGCACCTCCAGGTCGGGCCGCAGGCCCTCGATCGCCTGCAGGTAGCGCAGCCCCTCGACTGCTTCCCAATCGATGATCAGCAGCGCGCCGTGCGGTAGATCCTGGGCCAGCAGCGCGCGTGCGGCCAGCTCGGGCAGGGCCGTATTCGCCGCGCGCATGCCCGGCAGGTTCTGCGCGAGTAGCAGCGCCGGCACCAGCAGTAGTAGCCCGGCCGGCCAGGCGGCGCGTGCTGCTGGCCAGCGCCGCACCAGGCGGCCGGCCAGGCCGGCCACGAGCAGCGCGCCCTCGCCCAGCAGCAGCGCCGCAATCACGTGCGCCGAGAGCATGAACACCTCGACATCCTGCACGAAGAACAGCACGCAGAAGCACAGCGTCAGCACATAGCCGAGCGTCAGCAGCGCGGCCAGCGCGGCGTCGCGCCGCCACACCCGCGCCAGCCCCAGCAGTGCCAGCAGCGCCCCGGCCGGCAGCAGCTGCGGCCAGATCTGGCGCTGCGCCAGCTCGCGCAGGTGCTCGAGCGCCACGCGCCCCGGCTCGGCCATGCCCAGCCAGGCCGAGAGCGCGTCGGATCCCGCCACCACGCGCGCGAACGTGCCCCACGAGTCGAGCCAGGCCGGCGCGCGGAGCGGCAGGTACAGGTACAGCAGGCAGCCCGGCAGCAGCGCGATGGCCGTGCGCAGCAGCTGGCTGCGCGCGAGCGCGCCGAGGGCAGGATCGGCCGGCTTGGTGCGCTGCCGCCGGTAGCTCAGGGCGACAAACAGCAGTGCGCCGGGGATCATGAGCACGATCGTGCGGTGGTGCGCCAGGCCCAGGCCTAGCAGTAGCCCGGCCGGCCAGAGCGGCCAGCGGCCAGCGCGCCAGCGCAGCAGCGCCAGCAGCAGCAGCGCCTGGATCAACACGGCCAGCGCGTACACCTCGGCGATCGTCGCCTGCGACCAGAATGTGCGCGAGGTGGCCAGCGCCAGCGCCACAGCGGCAGCCACGCCGCGCGGCTGGCCGATCGCCCGCGCGACGTGGTACAGCGCCGCCACGGCCGCAGCAGCCGCCACGGCCGAGAAGAGCGACACGCGCCAGGCCGGCGCGCCGAGCGGCAGCTGGCTCCACAGCCAGCCCAACATTGTGTAGAGCGGGTAGCCGGTCGGGTGGGCTACGCCGAGGGTCGGCAGTACGCGCTGGAACTCGGCCGTGTCGCCGCTGCCCAGGCCGGGCAGCAGCGTGGCCATGTAGAGCGCCAGCGCGGCCAGCCCCAGCGCCAGGCCGATCGGTGTGTCGCAGTTGGGGGTGTGGCGTGCGGCGTGGTTCACGCGGCCTCGAACACGAGCTGCACGCGCCCGGCGCCTGGCCGGGGCAGCTGCCGCGCCACAAACGCGATCTCGCGCGCGGTCTGGGCCGGGTCGATCGGGCGCAGAAACAGATCGAACCACTCAGCCGAGTAGCTGTTCGCCATTATGCTCCTACCCCGCGCGATCAGGGCGCCTCGCGCACCTCGGCCTCGACGGCCGGCTCGCGGCTGGCGGCGTAGCGCGCCACCCGGCCAAGCCGGCGCTCGAACAGGAACAGCAGGTTCAGCCAGCCGTCGCGCCAGGTGAACAGCTTGGTCTCGCCGATGCGCTCGTGGTAGTCGATATGTACCTCGCCGAAGCGCAGCCCGCGCGCCTGCAGCGCCTCGAGCTTGATCTCTTCCGAGAAGGCCATGCCGGGGTGGGTCGCGCGGATCTGCTCGAGGCAGGCGCGCCGGAACACCCACATGCCCGACTGCGAGTCGGCCACCCAGCGCAGGTACAGCAGCCGGAAGGCGTAGGTCAGGATTGCATTGCCCAGCTGGTTGCGCCGGCGCATCGCGCGCGGGTTGCGCAGCGGGAAGCGGCTGGCCGACACAAAATCGAGCCTGCGCGCGATCATCTCATCGACGATCACGGCAATCGCGTGCGATGGGTAGGTGCCGTCGCCGTCAACTGTGGCGATGATCTCGCCGCTAGCGACCGGCAGGCCGGCCTGGTAGGCGCAGCCGTAGCCTTTGCGCCGCTCGAAGATCACCCGCGCGCCGCCCTCGACCGCGATCCGCGCGGTGTCGTCGGTCGAGTTGTTGTCGACCACCACTACTTCGTCGACGTACTCGGGCATGTGCTCGAGCACATACCGCAGGCCCTGCTCTTCGTTGAAGCAGGGAATCACAACTGATATTGTCAGGCCTCGGTACATGCGCATAGCTCCTTGTTACTTGGTTATGGCGCCCCGGCGCACTATAGCAACGAGCAGTAAGCTTGAGTCGCTCAATCGTACTGCGTACTGGCTCCTCGCGGCTGCCCGCCGCTAGAGGCCTGCAGCGCGTGCAGCACGCCGCGCCCACCGGCGATCAGGGCGGCCAGTGCCGGCAGCCCGAACAGTGCCAGCAGCAGCGCCGCCTGCGCGCCAGGCATGCCCGAGGCCAGCACATACCACTGCCACAGGTCGAACAGGTGGTGATTCGGCACATCCTGCGTCCACAGCCACAGGCCTCGGCGGGTCATGCGCGGCGGCGGGATGGGCAACGCTTCGCGCAGTTCGAGCAGTGCGTCGCCCTCGCGCAGCTCGGCCCGCTCGATCAGCAGCCCCAGGTCTTCGTTGCGCGGGTTGTCCTGCGTGTCGCGGGTCGGGTTCCAGGTATCGCTGTGCAGCTGCAGCAGTGCCCCAGGGCCGGCCTGGCCAGGCGCCAGCGCGAAGTGCAGCCTCCAGCGGATGGGGTCGCCATCGGTGTTAGTGCGCTCGACGCCCGCCAGTGGCTGGCCGTTCAGCCGCAGCTCGAAGTTGGCGCGCGCTAACGGCCACGGCCGGTGGTCGGCCACCCACAGCGTGCCGCTCAGCGCGCCGGCGCCGGCCGGGTTGAGCTGAAACGTCGCGTTGGCGTAGGTCCAGCGCGGCAGCAGCTCGCCGCGCGCGCGGTCGCCCTCCGAGTACGCGAAGTCGTTGATCAGCAGCGCCGTGCCGGGCGGGCCGCCGCGCAGCCGCCACCAGTACTCGCGTGCGCGGCCGAGCCAGATCTGCGGCTGGGCCACGATCGGCGACGCAGCCGGCGTAAAGTAGCGCTCGTTCGGGTCGCTCAGCTGCAGGTAGACATTGAAGTTCACCAGCAGCGGCAGCAGCTGCAGGCCAAAGCTGGCTGCCGCGAGCGCGCCGGCCGCCCAGCGCCAGCCGCGCGCCCGTGTGCCCAGCGCCGCGAGCAGGCCGGCCGCCGGCAGGTACACGAACGGCAGCACGAACACCATGTAGCGCGGCCCCCACGCGCCGTCGCCATGCCAGTAGCCAACCTTGCTGTAGAACGCCAGGTGGCTGGCCAGCATCAGCACGGCCAGCAGCGACTCGCGCCACTGCCGGCGTATGCCCAGCCCGAGCAGCCCCAGCAGCATGCTCGGCGCATAGAAGATCAGCCCCTTGCCGGTGCTGATCGTCAGGCCATACAGCCCCGTGCGCCAGTTGCCGTCTTGCGCCAGCGCCTGCGCGCCAACCGAGCCATAGCCGCTGTTGAGCGGCGCGCCGAACAGCAGCGTGTTGTAGGCCAGCAGCAGCGCCAGCGGCAGCGCCAGCCCGAGCAGGCCAAACCCCAGCCGCCCGGCCAGCGCCTGCGCGAACGCGCGCCCACCGCCGCGCCAGCATACTGCCAGCGCGTATAGCGCCAGCGCCGGCAGCGCCAGCCCGGCCTGGATCTTGGTGGCCAGCGCGCCCACCGCCGCCATGCCCGCGATCATCCACCAGCGCCGCGCGTCGCGCCGCAGCCCATAGCCGCACAGCGCCAGAAACAGCGTGGCCAGCGGCTCGCCGAAGAACGTGCGGCTGTGCGGCCAGGCCAGGCTGGTCAGGCCGTATAGCAGCCCCACCAGCGCGCCGATCCGCACGCTGAAGCCGGCCTCTACCACCCACAGCAGCACCAGCCAGCCGGTCGCGGCGGTGATCAGCGCCGGCAGCAGCAGCAGCACCAGCCGCAGCACCAGCTCGCCATAGCCGGGCGTCAGCCGGCCGAGCGCGCCGCCGGCCACGATCAGCGGGGCCGCCAGCACCGACTGCAGCGGGCCGTAGCGGCTGTAGCGCCGGCCGTCGGCGCCGGTGTTGACATTCATCAGAAACGGCTCGTCGGCCGAGATAGCGAAGCTGCCGGTTGCTACCAGCGCCTGCCCGGCCGCCAGCACGGTCTCCTCATCCGAGGCGTAGGTGTGGCCGCTCATCGTCAGCACATACCAGCCCAGCAAGAAGAAGAACAGTGCGACGCCTGCCGCGCGCGCGTCTGCGCTGTTGGAAGCTCTGCGCATTGCACAGCCCTGCATTATCAGCCCGATTAGCCGTGCAGCCATCCTATGCAGATCAGGCGATTTGTCAAACGGGAGCGGTGGGTTGGGTCGAAGGTGGGCTATCACAGCGGCGGCGCCCGGCGCGTATGCCCCAGGGCACCCCCGCAGTCTATCTGCGCCCGTGTGCTGGCCGGCCACGCGCGCCGGCGGCCTCGGCGGCTTGCCCGATCGAATTGGATGCTCTATCATAGTCGGGGCGCACGATCGTGCTGTAGTGTTCAGTGGCATGGCATACGCGGCGGCCCGCGTTGCCCGCCTGTTCGCCTGCGGCAGCACGCTACTTCAGGATGCTCGCTGTGCAGTTTTGCGTGCTTCGCGCGAAAACCGCGCACCATGCCATGCTGCCGCTAGCAAAAAAAGAGCCGGCTGCGTACATCTAATGGACGCTAGAGAAATGAGTGCTATATGCCTGCAATAACCATCCTGCACACCAACGATATCCACGGCCGGATCGAGGGCCTGGCCCGTGTGGCCACGCTGGTCGAGCGTACCCGCGCCGCCCAGCCCGCCACCCCGCTGCTCTACGTCGACGCCGGCGATAGCGAGGAGACATCGGTGCGGCTGAGCAACCTGACCAAGGGTACCGCCATGCACCACCTGCTGAGCGCGGCCGGCTGCGCCGCCGCTACTGTCGGCAATGCCGCCCCGCTGCGCTACGGCCACCAGGTGCTGGCCGACCACGCGGCCGCCGCGCGCTACCCGCTGCTGCTGGCCAATCTGCGCCTGCCGGGCGGCGCGCCGGTGCCGGGCGTGCAGCTTACCCACATGGTCGCGGCCGGCGGCATGCGCCTGGGCCTGCTTGGCATCACCACCGATATGGAGGGTGAGTACGAGCGCGAGTTCGAGTTGAAGACGCCCGCCGTGCTGCCGCTGGTGCGCGAGCTGGCCGCCGCGCTGCGCCAGGATGGCGCCGACGCGATCGTGTTGCTGTCGCACCTGGGCCTCGCCGCCGACCGCGCGCTGGCGGCTGAGCTTCAGGGCGCGCTCGACGTGATCATCGGCGCGCATACCCACGATCTGCTGCCCAGCGGCGAGCAGATTGGCAGCGTGCTGGTGGCGCAGGCCGGCGAGTATGCTCAGCATATCGGCCGGATCGACCTCGAGTACGACGGCGAGCGGCTGAGTGTGCGCGCCAGCGTGCTGCCGGTGCCGGGCGATACGCCGCCCGCGCCGGCAGTGCTTGCGGCGGCGGCCGAGCAGGAAGCGCAGGTCGCGCAGTTCCTGAGTGAGGTGATCGGCGAGCTGGCCGCGCCGCTCGATTTC
The sequence above is drawn from the Candidatus Kouleothrix ribensis genome and encodes:
- a CDS encoding alpha/beta hydrolase, coding for MDFPRTTITVAGTQPVRLSVIDIGPTDAAAPALGTIVCIHGAGGQAEQWKYQIDHFSRNYRVLVPDLRGHGQSDQPRSSYSLEEFLWDFTQMLEQLKVAEPFVLMAHSFGGPIALTFAAAQPQRISKLVLIATAPEMHLNPFYEALLKLPLPLRALERLKPLLMPGFFAPLFVLQRILSGTLFPWRGWALLPTITTPTLIIGGQFDFIVPVSVLQRTRAELTNARFELIRYARHLPQLERPDAVNRQIEGFIERRRSWRGEHEHEDEVGA
- a CDS encoding universal stress protein; the encoded protein is MPLASARLVEIAQPLYNLIMADQQPASDSHAHGVPPWPGPIRVLVCVGYNPISQRLLERAGQLARALGGDLLALHIQAAESDAPGYQTMLDHNMALARRLGAHVEVARGAPLAQLIAEFAQAHGVTHIVMGESARSRLEEVRRGSLARQVLRASQGIDIYIVADPD
- a CDS encoding glycosyltransferase family 2 protein, with translation MYRGLTISVVIPCFNEEQGLRYVLEHMPEYVDEVVVVDNNSTDDTARIAVEGGARVIFERRKGYGCAYQAGLPVASGEIIATVDGDGTYPSHAIAVIVDEMIARRLDFVSASRFPLRNPRAMRRRNQLGNAILTYAFRLLYLRWVADSQSGMWVFRRACLEQIRATHPGMAFSEEIKLEALQARGLRFGEVHIDYHERIGETKLFTWRDGWLNLLFLFERRLGRVARYAASREPAVEAEVREAP
- a CDS encoding bifunctional metallophosphatase/5'-nucleotidase; the protein is MPAITILHTNDIHGRIEGLARVATLVERTRAAQPATPLLYVDAGDSEETSVRLSNLTKGTAMHHLLSAAGCAAATVGNAAPLRYGHQVLADHAAAARYPLLLANLRLPGGAPVPGVQLTHMVAAGGMRLGLLGITTDMEGEYEREFELKTPAVLPLVRELAAALRQDGADAIVLLSHLGLAADRALAAELQGALDVIIGAHTHDLLPSGEQIGSVLVAQAGEYAQHIGRIDLEYDGERLSVRASVLPVPGDTPPAPAVLAAAAEQEAQVAQFLSEVIGELAAPLDFATDRECGVGNLLADALRERMQADLALVAAGQAFSMALPGGPLTRLALWDACPSSANPAVVSLTGAQLVELLRRGLDLAFAAERPRMLRGQARGLFHLSGATFHNGQLLIGGQPVDPAREYLVAGSDWEFAHYGGYAAAEWRLQPRYDMPIILREAIEQYLAVHRPAHVPLGRLGAAWNALDEQP
- a CDS encoding STAS domain-containing protein — protein: MIRLTQHQIEHGVFGLVTVGLFLLLILNAFSPAPAVSVVDSAIAVLVFGGIWAAYWRGWAYAWMLLIIGLTLLTIFGIPAATLQDFVPSVLVVPAITLIFGSPLWVLVSTVCIFIGMAIRAGGTGDYVDPSILTVSGMVVGAMILSRLAIDNVQRLEAAKREAEAERARAETERVRAEQQAEQLTQRNAEQERLIELVATLETPTITVADGVLLAPIVGTLDSRRAQALTTRLLEHVSAQRIQRVILDIAGVSTVDTQVAQAILRTAQALSLLGCHVTITGISATIAMLLTHLNISLDSVTIARSPKEALERYHIRQG
- a CDS encoding alpha/beta hydrolase codes for the protein MARNKIQPPAPPLDLPADQFCQITQMRYLTLGSAGPALVLLHGWSSFKEIWWSTLLALAPHVRAFAPDMPGHGDTPLLGSVQMGQIAERVARFCQARQLHTCVLVGHSMGGNVAIELALRRPDLIERLVLVDPAAQPNDMPSYTRSYLDPLGGWAALRASMAIARPLNLVAQHVPHAHGGGFVRPTLRRVAYMARHDADALRALLDGLFANPIGARMSQLRMPTLVVSGEFDPLVPPPLSRRVAGAISGAQYVVVRGAAHNPMDERPREFAQTLLEFLQGT
- a CDS encoding DUF2723 domain-containing protein, which encodes MNHAARHTPNCDTPIGLALGLAALALYMATLLPGLGSGDTAEFQRVLPTLGVAHPTGYPLYTMLGWLWSQLPLGAPAWRVSLFSAVAAAAAVAALYHVARAIGQPRGVAAAVALALATSRTFWSQATIAEVYALAVLIQALLLLALLRWRAGRWPLWPAGLLLGLGLAHHRTIVLMIPGALLFVALSYRRQRTKPADPALGALARSQLLRTAIALLPGCLLYLYLPLRAPAWLDSWGTFARVVAGSDALSAWLGMAEPGRVALEHLRELAQRQIWPQLLPAGALLALLGLARVWRRDAALAALLTLGYVLTLCFCVLFFVQDVEVFMLSAHVIAALLLGEGALLVAGLAGRLVRRWPAARAAWPAGLLLLVPALLLAQNLPGMRAANTALPELAARALLAQDLPHGALLIIDWEAVEGLRYLQAIEGLRPDLEVRPLNDSVVRQDVEAGLAAGRATYLLHARPDLGLAQQPEGRLWRVASTPLRLAAATPANVAWQDGPALSGYTLPPGPYRPGEIVPVTLAWQARTAPGQAYTLFVHLIGPDGALWGQHDRPPAPITTDRWQPGMRLVDIYGPTLRLDAPPGRYQVLVGWYSYPALTRLPLAAGGDVLVLGTIEVAPLGPARLSSAASAAGRCRSRTRM